Proteins found in one Nostoc sp. NIES-3756 genomic segment:
- a CDS encoding universal stress protein — MIEKILLAVSGLGHAEEMLKTLKEVPSIKSAKVTVLHVVPPQTTSSAMTDRWEEGGKILANAIQTLNLDPSQVSSILRQGDPKDVVCQVADEIDADLIIMGSRGLKRLQSILSNSVSQYVFQLSSRPMLLVKDDIYVKKINRVMVAMDNSDAAKHCLNLALFLLRGIPGSQLILANVTTDLRGKNSELAEVNPDKNPVLAAAVTEAQKYGVQTRCYTSSGKPGEEICRLADELNIDLLLLGSPDRRPSVAKSFVDIDRLIGASLSDYVRINASCPVLLARTSG; from the coding sequence ATGATAGAAAAGATTTTGCTAGCGGTTTCTGGATTGGGACACGCAGAAGAAATGCTGAAAACATTGAAAGAAGTTCCATCAATTAAATCAGCTAAAGTGACAGTTCTGCACGTAGTTCCTCCCCAAACAACATCATCTGCAATGACAGATAGATGGGAGGAAGGCGGCAAAATTCTGGCAAATGCAATTCAAACTTTGAACTTAGATCCTAGCCAAGTTTCTTCTATTTTGCGTCAAGGCGATCCCAAGGATGTAGTTTGTCAAGTAGCAGATGAAATTGATGCTGACTTAATTATCATGGGTTCACGGGGACTAAAGCGCCTGCAATCGATTTTATCGAACTCAGTTAGTCAGTATGTCTTTCAATTGTCTTCGCGCCCCATGTTGCTGGTGAAAGATGACATTTATGTCAAGAAAATTAACCGCGTCATGGTAGCGATGGACAATTCTGACGCAGCCAAACATTGTTTAAACTTGGCATTGTTTTTACTACGGGGTATTCCAGGTAGTCAATTAATTTTGGCTAATGTCACTACAGATTTACGTGGTAAAAACTCGGAATTAGCAGAAGTTAACCCTGACAAAAATCCTGTGTTAGCAGCAGCAGTGACGGAAGCACAAAAATATGGAGTGCAAACTCGTTGTTACACCAGTAGTGGTAAACCAGGCGAAGAAATTTGTCGCTTGGCAGATGAATTGAACATAGATTTATTATTACTCGGTTCTCCCGATCGCCGTCCATCAGTGGCTAAGAGTTTCGTAGATATCGACAGACTCATCGGCGCTTCCTTGTCCGACTACGTTCGCATCAACGCTAGTTGTCCAGTATTATTAGCAAGGACGAGTGGTTAA
- a CDS encoding photosystem II reaction center protein K: protein MEAALLLAKLPEAYQIFDPLVDVLPIIPVFFLLLAFVWQAAVGFR, encoded by the coding sequence ATGGAAGCAGCACTCTTACTCGCAAAATTGCCTGAAGCTTATCAAATCTTCGACCCCTTGGTAGATGTTCTCCCTATAATTCCTGTTTTCTTTTTGTTGCTTGCTTTTGTATGGCAAGCAGCTGTTGGATTTAGATAA
- the psbM gene encoding photosystem II reaction center protein PsbM — protein MQVNDLGFVASILFVLVPAVFLIILYIQTASREGKKD, from the coding sequence ATGCAAGTTAATGACTTGGGGTTCGTTGCGAGCATTCTGTTCGTGCTAGTACCCGCCGTGTTTTTAATCATTCTATATATCCAAACAGCTAGCCGCGAAGGTAAAAAAGATTAA
- the tgt gene encoding tRNA guanosine(34) transglycosylase Tgt, translating to MSSIFSFQSLARCSQTKARVGVFTTPHGIVETPRFMPVGTLANVKTVTPAQLKETGAQMILSNTYHLHLQPGEAIVAGGGGLHKFMGWNGPILTDSGGFQVFSLSEMRKISEEGVTFRSPHDGQIIKLTPERSIEIQNTLGADVIMAFDECPPYPATRQEVEAATDRTYRWLERCINAHQCQDQALFGIVQGGVYLDLRAKAANALKEFDLPGYAIGGVSVGEPPELMAQIVQATAPLLPPHKPRYLMGVGTYREMVIAIASGIDLFDCVIPTRWARHGTAMVKGERWNLKNAKFREDFTPMDETCPCYACQNFTRAYISHLVRSQEILAYTLLSIHNITELIRFTQKIREAILSDRFLEEFGHWLNSPENGE from the coding sequence TTGAGTTCTATATTTTCTTTTCAATCTCTAGCTCGGTGTAGTCAAACAAAGGCTAGAGTCGGTGTATTTACTACCCCCCACGGAATTGTGGAAACACCCCGGTTTATGCCGGTGGGGACGCTGGCGAATGTGAAAACTGTTACCCCAGCCCAGCTTAAAGAAACTGGGGCGCAGATGATTTTATCTAATACTTATCACCTCCACCTGCAACCAGGGGAAGCCATTGTGGCTGGTGGTGGAGGGCTGCATAAATTTATGGGCTGGAATGGGCCAATACTTACCGACTCTGGTGGGTTTCAGGTTTTCAGTTTAAGCGAGATGCGCAAAATTAGCGAGGAAGGTGTAACTTTCCGTTCCCCTCACGATGGACAAATTATTAAGTTAACGCCGGAACGCTCAATAGAGATTCAAAATACTTTAGGGGCTGATGTCATCATGGCATTTGATGAATGTCCCCCTTACCCAGCTACCCGCCAAGAAGTGGAAGCGGCGACAGATAGAACTTACCGTTGGTTAGAACGCTGCATTAACGCCCATCAGTGTCAGGATCAAGCTTTATTTGGCATTGTCCAAGGTGGAGTATATCTGGATTTACGGGCGAAAGCTGCCAATGCTTTGAAGGAGTTTGATTTACCTGGTTATGCTATCGGTGGTGTGAGTGTAGGTGAACCACCAGAACTGATGGCGCAAATTGTCCAAGCCACAGCGCCATTGTTACCGCCACACAAACCCCGTTACTTGATGGGTGTGGGAACTTACCGAGAAATGGTAATTGCGATCGCCTCTGGTATAGACTTATTTGATTGTGTCATTCCCACCCGTTGGGCCAGACATGGGACAGCAATGGTCAAAGGTGAACGTTGGAACTTAAAAAATGCTAAGTTCCGTGAAGATTTTACACCAATGGATGAAACTTGCCCTTGTTATGCTTGCCAAAATTTTACTCGTGCTTACATATCCCATTTAGTGCGATCGCAAGAAATTTTAGCCTACACATTATTGAGTATTCATAATATTACCGAACTCATTCGTTTTACCCAAAAAATTCGTGAAGCAATATTAAGCGATCGCTTCCTGGAAGAATTTGGTCACTGGCTTAATTCACCAGAAAATGGGGAATGA
- a CDS encoding DUF1036 domain-containing protein: protein MKVINSLLISGLLSLPMVMSVAPEAKADLIVCSRSTDKAYVAKAWYSGGTWIASGWTHVNPGECETILEGDMRNVSAYVYAADDEWRPWELQGKKTATFCLKQSPFRINDADGRCSTSMIPKRFYQVVSPNNYDYTLRLR, encoded by the coding sequence ATGAAAGTAATAAATTCTTTATTAATTTCTGGCTTATTATCTCTGCCAATGGTAATGAGCGTAGCACCAGAAGCAAAAGCCGATTTGATTGTTTGTAGCCGCTCAACTGATAAGGCTTATGTTGCTAAAGCTTGGTATTCTGGTGGTACTTGGATAGCTAGCGGCTGGACTCACGTTAATCCAGGTGAGTGTGAAACAATTCTTGAAGGTGATATGAGAAATGTTTCAGCTTACGTCTATGCAGCTGACGATGAATGGCGGCCTTGGGAATTACAAGGGAAAAAAACAGCTACATTCTGCCTTAAGCAATCACCTTTCCGAATTAACGATGCTGATGGAAGATGTTCCACAAGCATGATTCCCAAAAGATTCTACCAAGTTGTATCCCCAAATAACTACGATTACACACTCAGACTGAGATAG
- a CDS encoding 2Fe-2S iron-sulfur cluster-binding protein, which translates to MGNIKFVKENKEVIAADGANLRLKAIENGVDIYKFFGKLTNCGGGGQCGTCVVEIVEGIENLSTPTNVENRMLKKKPANYRLACQTLVNGPVSVVTKP; encoded by the coding sequence ATGGGTAATATCAAATTTGTTAAAGAAAATAAAGAAGTTATTGCGGCAGATGGCGCTAATTTGCGTCTGAAAGCAATAGAAAATGGCGTTGACATCTATAAATTTTTTGGCAAACTGACAAATTGTGGCGGTGGCGGTCAGTGTGGGACTTGTGTTGTGGAAATAGTCGAAGGAATTGAAAATCTTTCCACACCGACAAATGTAGAAAATCGGATGTTGAAGAAGAAGCCGGCAAATTACCGCTTGGCTTGTCAAACCTTAGTAAATGGCCCCGTTAGTGTAGTTACTAAACCCTAA